The following coding sequences lie in one Musa acuminata AAA Group cultivar baxijiao chromosome BXJ3-1, Cavendish_Baxijiao_AAA, whole genome shotgun sequence genomic window:
- the LOC103975158 gene encoding cell division cycle 20.2, cofactor of APC complex-like isoform X1, with the protein MASSRSRRVEYDRFIPFRSAMDMDFARCALTMPSRPQRDGSIESPSSVAYQKLLVQCILKNRSRIFAFKSAPESPADKVSQFDEDNRPHKKQQRRIPKDADRVLAAYDILDDDRLNLLDWGSNNVLAIGLNDKVCLWNAANKSSTEFSRALEDNSPVTSISWSPDGKVLAVALGNSDLDLVDAATRRVLVGIQGDSHSFVCSLAWRSNAILTVGRSDGSIVDYDIRKDDRAICDYRGHRLEVCSLKWSELFGRYLASGGKDKLMHIWDTRMAVANHYPRQHQLLHKISNHTSTVRALDWCPTRSNLLASGGGRNDHCIKFWNAVNGVCLNSIDTGSEVCALLWDKNKSELLTSHGFPNNQLTLWNYTSMTRKAELFGHSSRVLYLAGSPLGGVVASAAEDETLKFWNVFETPKPPKPEANTVPFAQFSVIR; encoded by the coding sequence ATGGCTTCTTCTCGTTCCAGGCGTGTGGAGTACGACCGCTTCATCCCGTTCCGATCGGCGATGGACATGGACTTCGCGCGCTGTGCTCTAACCATGCCTTCCAGACCTCAGCGTGATGGTTCGATAGAATCCCCATCGAGTGTGGCGTACCAAAAACTTCTTGTTCAATGTATTTTGAAGAACAGATCTCGCATCTTCGCATTCAAGAGTGCACCCGAATCACCGGCCGACAAGGTGTCCCAATTTGACGAGGACAATCGACCGCACAAGAAGCAACAGAGGCGAATCCCAAAAGATGCAGATAGGGTTTTGGCTGCTTATGATATCTTAGATGATGATAGGTTGAATCTActcgactggggaagcaataaCGTGTTGGCGATTGGCCTCAATGACAAAGTGTGCCTATGGAATGCTGCGAATAAGTCTAGTACGGAGTTTTCACGAGCCCTAGAAGACAACAGCCCTGTCACTAGCATCAGCTGGTCCCCAGACGGCAAAGTTCTAGCTGTGGCATTAGGCAATTCAGATTTAGATCTGGTTGATGCAGCAACAAGACGTGTGTTGGTTGGGATCCAAGGTGACAGCCACTCCTTTGTTTGTTCACTTGCGTGGAGAAGTAATGCAATCTTGACGGTTGGGAGATCCGATGGTAGTATTGTTGATTATGACATTAGAAAAGATGACCGGGCCATCTGTGACTATAGAGGGCATCGACTAGAagtttgtagtcttaaatggtccGAGTTGTTTGGGCGGTATCTGGCAAGCGGAGGGAAGGACAAACTTATGCACATATGGGACACCCGCATGGCTGTTGCAAATCACTATCCGCGCCAACATCAATTGCTTCACAAGATCAGCAACCACACTTCCACTGTGAGGGCCCTTGATTGGTGCCCTACCAGGAGCAATCtgctggcttctggtggaggACGCAATGATCATTGCATTAAGTTTTGGAATGCTGTTAATGGTGTTTGCTTGAACTCGATTGATACCGGCTCTGAAGTTTGTGCGTTGTTGTGGGACAAGAACAAATCTGAATTGCTGACCTCCCATGGGTTTCCAAACAATCAACTCACCCTGTGGAATTACACATCCATGACGAGAAAAGCTGAGCTTTTTGGTCATTCATCTCGTGTTCTTTACTTGGCTGGGAGCCCATTGGGaggtgtagtagcttctgcagCAGAAGATGAGACACTCAAGTTCTGGAATGTCTTTGAGACTCCCAAACCACCAAAACCTGAAGCAAACACTGTGCCCTTTGCCCAATTTAGTGTCATAAGATGA